A single region of the Salipaludibacillus sp. LMS25 genome encodes:
- a CDS encoding CtsR family transcriptional regulator, which yields MRNISDIIEHYLKNTIEKTKQDVIEVKRSELAEQFDCVPSQINYVIRTRFTVEKGYMVESKRGGGGFIRIIKVKAANQLALFDQLIELIGNGISQTAATNIVMRLFEEGAITKRESNIMQSVIDRDVIHIQLPFRDELRATILKAMLTTLKYKQHD from the coding sequence ATGAGGAATATATCGGACATTATTGAACACTACCTTAAAAATACAATCGAAAAAACGAAGCAAGACGTTATAGAAGTTAAACGAAGTGAGTTAGCAGAGCAATTTGATTGCGTACCTTCCCAAATTAACTATGTCATTCGAACACGTTTTACGGTGGAAAAGGGTTATATGGTTGAAAGTAAACGAGGTGGAGGAGGCTTTATTCGAATAATTAAAGTTAAGGCAGCCAATCAGCTTGCCTTATTTGACCAATTAATTGAGTTGATTGGTAATGGTATATCTCAAACTGCTGCAACTAATATTGTAATGAGGCTGTTTGAGGAAGGGGCTATTACTAAAAGAGAATCGAATATTATGCAAAGTGTTATAGATAGAGATGTTATTCATATACAGCTACCGTTTAGAGATGAATTGCGAGCAACTATTTTGAAAGCAATGCTCACTACTTTAAAATATAAACAGCATGATTAA
- a CDS encoding UvrB/UvrC motif-containing protein: MLCQECQQRPASLHFTKIINGEKTEFHICETCAKDKGEYIPGSNSFSIHQLLSGLLDADQPFSSTKKQSFETPRPELKCTHCGMTYQKFAELGRFGCAECYKSFNEKLDPVFRRIHGGNANHQGKIPKRKGKDLHVHRELEELKERLKELIENEAFEEAAETRDRIRSLETILQKREGE, translated from the coding sequence ATGCTTTGTCAAGAATGCCAGCAACGCCCAGCAAGTCTGCATTTCACAAAGATTATAAATGGTGAAAAGACAGAATTTCATATTTGCGAAACATGTGCGAAAGACAAAGGGGAGTATATCCCTGGTTCAAATAGCTTTTCTATTCATCAATTGTTATCAGGTCTTCTTGATGCAGATCAACCATTTTCATCAACAAAAAAACAGTCATTTGAAACACCGCGCCCTGAGTTGAAATGTACGCATTGTGGTATGACATATCAGAAGTTCGCTGAGTTAGGAAGGTTTGGATGTGCGGAGTGTTATAAAAGTTTTAATGAAAAACTAGACCCTGTTTTTAGACGTATTCATGGTGGGAATGCTAATCATCAAGGCAAAATACCAAAACGAAAAGGAAAGGATTTACATGTTCATCGTGAACTAGAAGAACTAAAAGAACGACTAAAAGAATTGATTGAAAATGAAGCCTTTGAAGAAGCTGCGGAAACAAGAGATCGGATACGCTCTCTAGAAACAATCTTGCAAAAAAGGGAGGGTGAATAA
- a CDS encoding protein arginine kinase, whose protein sequence is MSLESFISQAVSPWMKNEGPDSDIVISSRVRLARNLQNVPFPILATEEQLRSIQNQVEQKYANHSHRQFGQLELLKMNNLKENEKRVLVEKHLISPNLANSAKEGAVLLSEDESLSVMINEEDHFRIQCLLSGFQLDEVLKFANSMDDWMEEKLDFGFDEGRGYLTSCPTNVGTGLRSSVMMHLPALVLTKNLNRILPAINQLGLVVRGIYGEGSEALGNLFQISNQTTLGKSEKDIVEDLRSVVKQLIQHERAARDLLSEESQTQLEDRIYRSYGILSYSRSMESKEAMQRLSDVRLGIDMGVIKDVNGNILNELMILTQPGFLQQYAGEQLGTSQRDERRAAIIRERLKLEEDI, encoded by the coding sequence ATGTCCCTAGAATCATTTATTAGTCAGGCAGTTAGTCCTTGGATGAAAAATGAAGGACCAGATTCAGATATTGTTATTAGTAGTCGTGTCAGATTGGCTAGAAACTTACAAAATGTTCCTTTTCCCATATTAGCAACTGAGGAGCAGTTGCGAAGTATTCAAAATCAAGTGGAACAAAAGTATGCTAACCATTCCCATCGTCAGTTTGGTCAATTGGAACTTTTAAAAATGAATAATTTAAAAGAAAACGAAAAAAGAGTTCTAGTGGAGAAACATTTAATTAGTCCTAACCTTGCTAATAGTGCAAAAGAAGGGGCGGTTCTTCTGAGTGAAGATGAATCCTTAAGCGTTATGATTAATGAAGAAGATCATTTTAGAATCCAATGCTTGTTATCTGGCTTTCAACTAGATGAAGTATTAAAATTTGCAAATAGTATGGATGACTGGATGGAGGAAAAGCTTGATTTTGGTTTTGATGAAGGAAGAGGGTACCTTACAAGTTGTCCTACTAATGTGGGGACTGGTTTGAGGTCCTCAGTCATGATGCATTTACCAGCCCTAGTCCTTACCAAAAATCTTAACAGAATATTACCAGCGATTAATCAATTAGGTCTTGTCGTACGTGGGATTTATGGGGAAGGCAGCGAAGCGCTCGGCAACCTGTTTCAAATTTCAAATCAGACGACATTAGGGAAATCTGAGAAAGATATTGTAGAGGATTTAAGAAGTGTTGTAAAACAGCTAATACAGCATGAACGAGCTGCTAGAGATTTGTTAAGTGAAGAATCACAAACTCAACTAGAGGATAGAATTTATCGATCATATGGTATTTTGTCTTATAGCAGGAGTATGGAGTCAAAAGAAGCCATGCAACGATTGTCTGATGTCAGATTGGGTATTGATATGGGAGTCATTAAAGATGTGAATGGTAACATTTTAAACGAACTAATGATCTTAACCCAACCGGGTTTCCTTCAGCAATATGCAGGTGAACAGCTAGGGACTTCTCAGCGTGATGAGCGGCGAGCAGCCATTATTAGAGAACGACTAAAACTTGAAGAGGATATTTAA
- the clpC gene encoding ATP-dependent protease ATP-binding subunit ClpC, which produces MMFGRFTERAQKVLALAQEEAGRLGHSNIGTEHILLGLVSEGEGIAAKALAALGLGSEKIQVEVENLIGKGEETTKQIHYTPRAKKVIELSMDEARKLGHSYVGTEHILLGLIREGEGVAARVLNNLGVSLNKARQQVLQLLGSSESANSQQQAGGGAGASNASTPTLDSLARDLTAIAKEDQIDPVIGRAKEIERVIQILSRRTKNNPVLIGEPGVGKTAIAEGLAQQIINNEVPETLRNKRVMTLDMGTVVAGTKYRGEFEDRLKKVMEEIRQAGNVILFIDELHTLIGAGGAEGAIDASNILKPSLARGELQCIGATTLDEYRKYIEKDSALERRFQPIQVDEPTTDESIQILSGLRDRYEAHHRVTITDDAIEAAVQLSDRYISDRFLPDKAIDLIDEAASKVRLRSYTAPPDLKEKEQNLDELRKEKDAAVQSQEFEKAASLRDKEQKLREELDSLKNEWKEKQGQEDSEVTTEDIASVVSTWTGVPVSKLAEEETDRLLRMEEILHDRVIGQNEAVEAVSKAIRRARAGLKDPKRPIGSFIFLGPTGVGKTELARAVAESLFGDEDAIIRIDMSEFMEKHTTSRLVGSPPGYVGHEEGGQLTEKVRRKPYSVILLDEVEKAHPEVFNILLQVLEDGFLTDSKGRRVDFRNTAIIMTSNVGASVLRQEKSLGFTAQRFGEDYKDMKGKVMGELKKSFRPEFLNRIDEIIVFHSLEKEHIKEIVTLMANELQKRLAEQDINFELTEKAKVKIADEGFDPEYGARPLRRALQKQVEDRLSEELLRGKLAKGQSVAIDVKDDEYVVVSKKPRKSKAKS; this is translated from the coding sequence ATGATGTTTGGAAGATTTACAGAACGGGCACAAAAAGTTTTAGCATTAGCTCAAGAAGAAGCTGGCCGTTTAGGTCATAGTAATATAGGAACTGAGCATATTTTGCTCGGGTTAGTAAGTGAAGGAGAAGGGATTGCTGCTAAGGCTCTTGCAGCTTTAGGATTAGGCTCAGAAAAAATTCAGGTGGAAGTAGAGAACTTAATAGGTAAAGGGGAAGAAACGACTAAACAGATTCATTACACACCAAGGGCGAAAAAGGTCATAGAATTATCGATGGATGAAGCACGAAAACTTGGTCATTCCTACGTAGGGACTGAACATATCTTATTAGGCTTGATTCGTGAAGGAGAAGGCGTCGCAGCACGTGTTCTGAACAATTTAGGCGTTAGCTTAAATAAAGCACGCCAGCAGGTGCTTCAGCTTTTAGGCTCTAGTGAATCAGCTAATAGCCAACAGCAAGCTGGTGGAGGAGCAGGAGCATCAAATGCTAGCACCCCGACACTTGATAGTCTTGCAAGAGATTTAACGGCAATAGCTAAAGAAGATCAAATTGATCCGGTAATTGGGAGAGCAAAAGAAATTGAACGTGTTATTCAAATTCTTAGCCGACGTACTAAAAACAATCCAGTATTAATTGGGGAACCAGGTGTTGGTAAAACGGCTATTGCTGAAGGGCTTGCACAACAAATTATTAATAATGAAGTACCAGAAACTCTCAGAAACAAGCGGGTTATGACGCTAGATATGGGAACTGTCGTAGCCGGAACGAAATATCGGGGAGAGTTTGAAGATCGCTTGAAAAAAGTGATGGAAGAGATTCGACAAGCGGGAAATGTCATCCTCTTTATCGATGAACTTCATACGCTAATTGGGGCAGGTGGAGCAGAGGGGGCAATTGATGCCTCTAACATTCTAAAGCCATCCCTTGCTAGAGGAGAATTACAGTGTATTGGTGCCACAACACTTGATGAATATAGAAAATACATTGAAAAAGACTCTGCTCTAGAACGACGCTTCCAGCCAATTCAAGTAGATGAGCCAACGACCGATGAATCTATTCAGATCTTAAGTGGACTCAGAGATCGTTATGAAGCCCACCATCGTGTTACCATTACGGATGATGCTATTGAAGCAGCGGTTCAATTATCGGATCGCTATATCTCTGACCGATTTTTGCCGGATAAAGCCATTGATTTAATAGATGAAGCGGCCTCAAAAGTGCGACTAAGATCTTATACGGCTCCGCCTGACTTAAAGGAGAAGGAACAAAATCTTGACGAACTCCGTAAGGAAAAAGATGCAGCTGTTCAAAGTCAAGAGTTTGAGAAAGCAGCCTCTTTAAGAGACAAAGAACAAAAACTACGTGAAGAATTAGATTCCTTAAAAAATGAGTGGAAAGAAAAGCAAGGACAAGAAGACTCGGAAGTGACAACGGAAGATATCGCCTCTGTCGTCTCTACATGGACGGGAGTGCCAGTAAGTAAGTTAGCTGAAGAAGAAACAGACCGACTACTTCGCATGGAAGAGATTCTTCATGACCGAGTTATTGGACAGAACGAAGCAGTGGAAGCTGTTTCAAAAGCAATACGTCGTGCCCGTGCCGGCCTAAAAGATCCAAAACGTCCGATCGGTTCATTTATTTTTCTTGGACCAACCGGGGTAGGTAAGACCGAATTGGCTAGAGCTGTTGCTGAATCGTTGTTCGGTGATGAAGATGCGATTATTCGGATTGATATGTCCGAATTCATGGAAAAACATACGACAAGCCGCTTAGTTGGTTCACCCCCTGGCTATGTAGGTCATGAAGAAGGTGGTCAGTTGACAGAAAAGGTACGTCGTAAACCATATTCGGTGATATTACTGGACGAAGTTGAAAAGGCACATCCAGAAGTATTTAACATTTTACTTCAAGTGCTAGAGGATGGCTTCTTAACAGATTCTAAAGGACGCCGGGTGGATTTTCGCAATACAGCCATAATTATGACATCTAATGTAGGGGCAAGTGTCCTGAGACAAGAGAAAAGTCTTGGATTTACTGCACAGCGATTTGGAGAAGATTATAAGGACATGAAAGGGAAGGTGATGGGCGAATTAAAGAAAAGTTTTCGTCCAGAGTTCCTGAACCGTATAGACGAAATTATTGTGTTCCACTCTCTTGAGAAAGAGCACATCAAAGAAATTGTCACCCTTATGGCCAATGAACTGCAAAAACGCTTAGCAGAGCAGGATATTAACTTTGAATTGACAGAAAAGGCAAAGGTGAAAATTGCCGATGAAGGGTTTGACCCTGAATATGGTGCTCGCCCATTGCGCCGTGCTCTACAAAAGCAAGTTGAAGATCGATTGTCCGAGGAACTTCTTAGAGGTAAGTTAGCCAAAGGTCAATCGGTAGCGATTGACGTTAAAGATGATGAGTATGTCGTCGTTTCAAAAAAACCGAGAAAATCTAAAGCTAAATCATAA
- the radA gene encoding DNA repair protein RadA gives MAKRKTKFVCQDCGYESTRWMGKCPGCQNWNTLVEEIESDSSARKRGFSTGERGTIKPEPITAIERTEEPRISTHINELNRVLGGGIVPGSLVLVGGDPGIGKSTLLLQVSSTLSERKQRVLYISGEESTKQTKLRADRLGIGNDQLFVLAETDVDNIEKVIEEMKPSLVIIDSIQTVYLESITSAPGSVSQVRECTSAFMRIAKTKGIAIFLVGHVTKQGSIAGPRILEHMVDSVLYFEGERHHTYRILRAVKNRFGSTNEIGIFEMKEEGLEEVLNPSEIFLEERSTGAAGSAVVASMEGTRPVLVEIQSLISPTSFGNPRRMATGIDHNRISLIMAVLEKRVGMMLQNHDAYVKVAGGVRLDEPSIDLAIAVSIASSFRDAPTAPADAIVGEVGLTGEVRRVTRIEQRVTEAAKLGFKRVIIPKKNEGGWTIPSSIEVTGVSSVNEAIDVTLGGVSSGSPKFEL, from the coding sequence ATGGCGAAAAGAAAAACAAAATTTGTGTGCCAAGATTGTGGTTATGAATCCACCCGATGGATGGGGAAATGCCCTGGCTGCCAAAACTGGAACACACTAGTTGAAGAAATTGAATCAGATTCATCGGCCCGAAAACGAGGGTTCTCAACAGGGGAGAGGGGGACGATAAAACCTGAACCGATTACAGCTATAGAACGAACTGAAGAACCTCGTATAAGCACTCATATTAATGAATTAAATCGTGTACTCGGTGGCGGAATTGTCCCTGGCTCACTCGTTTTAGTTGGAGGCGATCCGGGTATTGGAAAATCGACGCTTTTATTGCAAGTTTCCTCCACTCTTTCCGAGCGTAAACAACGCGTCCTCTACATTTCAGGTGAAGAATCAACAAAGCAGACGAAATTACGTGCCGACAGACTCGGTATCGGCAATGACCAATTGTTTGTTTTAGCGGAAACAGATGTAGACAACATTGAAAAAGTCATTGAAGAAATGAAGCCGTCTTTAGTTATAATTGACTCTATTCAGACTGTATACTTAGAAAGTATCACAAGTGCTCCTGGAAGTGTCTCTCAAGTAAGAGAATGTACGTCAGCGTTTATGCGCATTGCAAAAACAAAAGGAATTGCTATTTTCCTTGTGGGACATGTGACGAAACAAGGTTCTATTGCAGGTCCTCGAATATTAGAACATATGGTTGATTCCGTTCTATATTTTGAAGGCGAACGCCATCATACGTATCGAATACTTCGTGCAGTAAAAAACCGTTTCGGCTCGACGAATGAAATCGGTATTTTTGAAATGAAAGAAGAAGGACTTGAAGAAGTATTAAATCCTTCGGAAATATTTTTGGAAGAACGATCAACAGGGGCTGCTGGTTCTGCGGTAGTGGCTTCTATGGAAGGGACGCGACCGGTTTTAGTAGAAATACAATCACTTATCTCACCTACAAGTTTCGGGAATCCTCGACGTATGGCAACAGGTATTGACCATAATCGGATATCCCTTATCATGGCTGTACTTGAGAAAAGGGTTGGAATGATGCTTCAAAATCATGACGCCTATGTAAAAGTAGCGGGAGGTGTCCGACTTGATGAGCCATCAATTGACTTAGCCATAGCGGTCTCAATTGCCTCAAGCTTCCGTGATGCCCCAACTGCCCCAGCAGATGCGATCGTAGGGGAGGTAGGGTTAACGGGTGAAGTGAGAAGGGTGACACGGATTGAACAACGAGTAACTGAAGCGGCAAAGCTCGGATTTAAACGTGTGATCATCCCGAAAAAAAATGAGGGGGGTTGGACGATCCCTTCAAGTATAGAAGTAACAGGCGTTAGTAGTGTAAATGAAGCGATTGATGTGACATTAGGAGGGGTATCCAGTGGATCACCAAAGTTTGAACTATAA
- the disA gene encoding DNA integrity scanning diadenylate cyclase DisA, with protein sequence MDHQSLNYKSGFITNVLKLVAPGTALREGIDNVLRAKTGGLIVLGYTNEMVPIVDGGFFINSDFSPAYLYELAKMDGAIILSEDGSRILYANTQLVPDNTIASTETGIRHRTAQRVATQTGNLVISISQRRNVITLYQGEHRYALKDIGVILTKANQAIQTLEKYKSVLDQSITNLGALELEELVTFQEVSQVMHRIEMVLRIKGEILNYVNELGNEGRLISMQLEELVLNTEKEALLLIKDYMKDDKLDPEDTLLKLKRLSTDELLDDQVIVKLLGYSRIANLAEQTVYPRGYRILNKIPRIPPMVIDNLIASFNELPFILRATIDELDDVDGIGEARAKKIKDGLVRIQEQLFIDRHI encoded by the coding sequence GTGGATCACCAAAGTTTGAACTATAAATCGGGTTTTATCACCAATGTTCTAAAGCTGGTAGCTCCAGGAACAGCTTTACGAGAGGGTATTGATAATGTGTTGCGAGCTAAAACTGGTGGGTTAATTGTCTTAGGTTACACCAATGAGATGGTACCTATTGTAGATGGTGGCTTCTTCATAAATAGTGACTTCTCCCCTGCTTACCTCTATGAGTTGGCAAAAATGGATGGTGCCATTATCCTCAGTGAAGATGGAAGCAGGATCCTCTATGCAAACACTCAACTCGTACCGGATAATACAATAGCGTCCACAGAAACTGGCATTAGACATAGGACAGCTCAACGCGTGGCAACTCAAACTGGTAATCTTGTGATATCTATTTCGCAAAGACGCAATGTCATTACTCTTTATCAAGGTGAACATCGATATGCTTTAAAAGATATTGGTGTCATCCTTACAAAAGCCAACCAGGCTATTCAAACTCTGGAAAAATACAAGTCAGTCCTTGACCAAAGCATCACGAACCTAGGAGCGTTAGAACTTGAAGAATTAGTCACATTTCAGGAAGTGTCTCAAGTGATGCATCGGATTGAAATGGTGCTGCGCATTAAAGGGGAGATTTTAAACTACGTAAACGAGCTCGGTAATGAAGGGCGTCTTATTTCCATGCAACTAGAAGAACTCGTTTTAAATACAGAAAAGGAAGCATTGTTATTAATTAAAGATTATATGAAAGATGATAAATTGGATCCAGAAGACACTTTATTAAAATTAAAGCGGTTATCCACTGACGAATTACTTGATGATCAAGTGATAGTCAAGCTGCTCGGGTACAGTCGGATAGCAAACTTAGCTGAACAAACAGTTTATCCACGGGGCTATCGTATTCTTAATAAAATTCCTAGAATCCCACCAATGGTCATAGACAACTTGATTGCCAGTTTTAATGAATTACCTTTTATTTTACGAGCAACCATCGATGAATTGGATGATGTTGACGGTATTGGAGAAGCGAGAGCTAAAAAAATAAAAGATGGACTCGTTCGTATCCAAGAACAATTATTTATTGACCGACATATTTGA
- a CDS encoding PIN/TRAM domain-containing protein, which translates to MLRKMIQLLILFTGGTIGYIFIPDLIRLMNINAAPEWLINGYTGAIIGALILYLSLVWFIDNIVSFIGLIEETLVKFPVTDLLFGTLGLVLGLMLSFLITVALNSVEIPILSSVLPLVLTVFFGYLGFQVGFQKRDELLGLFPSYRSSSKDSKKNPDAEGAIEKGKLKILDTSVIIDGRIADICQTGFLEGTLLIPEFVLEELQHIADSSDVLKRNRGRRGLDILNKIQKELPVEVEIYEGDFEEIQEVDSKLVKLAKVLEGYVITNDFNLNKVCDLQGVDVLNINDLANAVKPVVLPGEEMGVQVIKDGKEQNQGIAYLDDGTMIVVEEGRNYIGKNIEVIVTSVLQTSAGRMIFAKPKLLEKAL; encoded by the coding sequence ATGCTTCGCAAAATGATTCAATTGCTAATTTTGTTTACTGGCGGTACGATCGGCTATATTTTTATACCGGATTTGATACGTCTTATGAATATTAATGCAGCTCCGGAGTGGCTGATCAATGGGTACACCGGTGCGATCATTGGTGCACTTATTCTATATTTATCTCTCGTGTGGTTTATAGATAATATCGTTAGTTTTATTGGGCTTATTGAAGAGACTCTTGTTAAATTCCCAGTAACTGATCTACTGTTTGGGACGCTTGGTTTAGTGCTTGGTCTTATGTTGTCGTTCTTGATTACCGTCGCACTGAACAGTGTTGAGATTCCCATCTTAAGCTCAGTTTTACCCCTTGTTTTAACCGTATTTTTCGGGTACTTAGGCTTCCAAGTCGGTTTTCAGAAGCGTGACGAGTTATTGGGACTGTTCCCGAGTTATCGGTCATCTTCTAAAGATTCGAAGAAAAATCCTGATGCCGAGGGCGCTATTGAGAAAGGGAAACTTAAAATCCTTGATACGAGTGTTATTATAGACGGACGTATTGCGGACATCTGTCAAACAGGTTTCCTTGAAGGTACCCTTCTCATTCCTGAATTTGTTCTTGAAGAATTGCAGCATATTGCTGACTCCTCAGATGTCCTAAAGCGTAATCGTGGACGCAGAGGTTTAGATATCCTAAATAAAATTCAAAAAGAGCTCCCTGTAGAAGTTGAAATTTATGAAGGTGATTTTGAAGAGATTCAGGAAGTAGACAGCAAACTTGTTAAATTAGCAAAAGTTCTTGAAGGTTATGTCATTACGAATGATTTTAACTTAAATAAAGTATGTGACTTGCAAGGGGTTGATGTGTTAAACATTAATGACCTAGCTAATGCAGTCAAGCCAGTCGTTCTTCCAGGAGAAGAGATGGGGGTTCAAGTCATTAAAGATGGCAAAGAGCAGAACCAAGGCATTGCTTACTTAGATGACGGAACGATGATTGTTGTGGAAGAAGGAAGAAATTATATCGGCAAAAACATCGAAGTTATTGTCACAAGTGTTCTGCAGACATCTGCTGGTCGTATGATTTTTGCTAAACCGAAATTATTAGAAAAAGCACTTTAA
- the ispD gene encoding 2-C-methyl-D-erythritol 4-phosphate cytidylyltransferase, which translates to MQNYYVVIPAAGQGKRMNAGKNKQFLLIDETPLLIHTLRVFEEDLLCKGIILVVNKDEEESIKSLIKEYSVKNVNHIAIGGEERQQSVYRGLQKIEGNPIVLIHDGARPFIQLEDVHQVVKTTDMKGAAVIAVPVKDTVKLVDDSEIVQTVDRSALWAVQTPQGFHLEELKNAHKKAMHEGFMGTDDASLMEFLNRPVAIVEGNYENLKITTPEDLLFAEAIIKKRREEAN; encoded by the coding sequence ATGCAAAATTATTACGTCGTTATTCCTGCAGCTGGACAAGGTAAACGTATGAATGCAGGAAAAAATAAACAATTCTTATTAATAGATGAGACGCCCCTCCTGATTCACACGCTTCGTGTGTTTGAGGAGGATCTTCTATGTAAAGGGATTATCCTTGTTGTTAATAAAGATGAGGAAGAGTCTATCAAGTCATTGATAAAAGAATATAGTGTGAAAAATGTCAACCATATTGCAATTGGGGGAGAAGAGCGGCAACAGAGTGTTTACCGAGGCCTGCAAAAAATAGAAGGTAATCCTATCGTGTTAATTCACGATGGTGCTAGGCCGTTCATCCAACTAGAAGACGTGCATCAAGTGGTCAAAACAACAGATATGAAGGGGGCAGCTGTTATCGCTGTTCCTGTAAAAGATACTGTAAAACTTGTGGATGATAGCGAAATTGTACAAACAGTTGACCGTTCCGCTCTTTGGGCAGTTCAAACCCCACAAGGCTTTCATTTAGAAGAGCTGAAAAATGCTCACAAGAAAGCTATGCACGAAGGATTTATGGGGACAGATGACGCCAGCCTCATGGAATTTTTAAATCGACCGGTTGCGATTGTTGAAGGAAATTATGAAAATTTGAAAATCACGACACCAGAAGATTTACTTTTTGCTGAAGCCATCATTAAGAAACGTAGGGAGGAAGCTAACTGA
- the ispF gene encoding 2-C-methyl-D-erythritol 2,4-cyclodiphosphate synthase: protein MMRVGQGFDVHQLVEGRPLILGGINIPHHKGLLGHSDADVLLHTIADACLGAVGEGDIGKHFPDTDPNFKDADSAKLLAHVWTLVKKSGYKLGNIDCTIMAEKPKMAPYINKMRERIAELLEADASQVNVKATTTEKLGFTGREEGIASQVVVLLIK, encoded by the coding sequence CTGATGAGAGTAGGACAAGGTTTTGACGTACACCAGCTAGTAGAAGGTAGACCTCTTATATTAGGAGGAATTAATATACCTCACCATAAAGGATTATTAGGGCATTCAGATGCCGATGTGTTATTACATACGATCGCGGATGCTTGTCTAGGGGCCGTAGGAGAAGGAGATATCGGAAAACACTTTCCTGATACAGACCCTAATTTTAAAGATGCAGATTCTGCTAAACTGTTAGCTCATGTTTGGACATTAGTTAAAAAATCAGGCTATAAATTAGGGAATATAGACTGTACGATAATGGCAGAAAAGCCAAAAATGGCTCCCTATATAAACAAAATGAGAGAGCGGATTGCTGAATTGTTAGAGGCGGATGCTTCTCAAGTGAATGTGAAGGCTACGACAACAGAGAAGCTTGGTTTTACCGGTAGAGAAGAAGGCATTGCCTCACAGGTAGTTGTGTTACTAATAAAGTAA